A window of the Scleropages formosus chromosome 5, fSclFor1.1, whole genome shotgun sequence genome harbors these coding sequences:
- the LOC108942252 gene encoding uncharacterized protein LOC108942252, with protein sequence MLTTVLFFFLTFSLETELSAAVSSVDRFVLKGKSINLAVEGLQTENVRRLSWKVNSTLILEYDLKEKKETYFGSFEQKTNFNPTDYSLYIKNLMEADSGLYSAQILDNNRKSTYHTKYNLHVQEAVPKPILNLMLLHLNSSGTVCNVSVNCSVGHNWVSCTCDQDQCKHVELQSDVNISVTANKGTITCTGSNLVSSETQSEVMEPLCLHAFPVVHSGFSWCILKMVLFSLGLAIMITAVIFTHCRK encoded by the exons atgcTAACAACAgtgctctttttctttctaaCCTTCTCACTGGAAACAG AGCTGAGTGCTGCAGTCAGTTCTGTTGATCGGTTTGTGCTGAAAGGAAAGTCTATTAATCTCGCAGTGGAAGGACTACAAACAGAGAATGTCCGGAGACTTTCATGGAAAGTAAACTCAACGCTTATACTGGAGTACGAcctgaaggaaaagaaagagacGTACTTTGGCAGTTTTGAGCAGAAGACAAATTTTAACCCCACAGACTACTCTCTGTACATTAAGAACCTGATGGAGGCAGACAGTGGTCTCTACTCTGCTCAAATTCTTGACAATAATAGAAAATCCACCTATCACACCAAGTATAACTTACATGTCCAGG AAGCTGTACCCAAACCCATCCTAAATCTGATGTTACTCCATCTCAACTCCTCTGGAACAGTTTGCAATGTGTCAGTGAACTGCTCAGTTGGACACAACTGGGTCTCCTGCACCTGTGATCAGGACCAGTGTAAACATGTGGAACTCCAGTCAGATGTGAACATCAGTGTTACTGCTAACAAGGGTACCATCACCTGTACAGGCAGCAATCTGGTCAGCAGTGAAACCCAATCAGAAGTGATGGAACCTCTAT GTTTACATGCCTTTCCAGTGGTACATTCTGGATTCTCTTGGTGTATATTGAAGATGGTGCTGTTCTCTCTGGGTTTAGCCATAATGATAACAGCCGTCATCTTTACCCACTGCAGAAAGTGA
- the LOC114910482 gene encoding uncharacterized protein LOC114910482, with translation MIKVVFLIPWITLSVLTELSAAVSSVDQFALKGKSINLTVEGLQTENVNRLSWKVNSTIILEYDLEEKKKKYFGSFKQKTKFNPTDYSLYIKNLTEADSGLYSVEIMDNSGGRTDHTKYNLHVQEAVPKPILNLMLLHLNSSGTVCNVSVNCSVGHSWVSCTCDQDQCKHVELQSDVNISVTANKGTITCTGSNLVSSANQSKAMEPLCVQSPLTGSSAFMGIIASVLAVFGVVLICVISLVRRSMRSSSHSVSQVTLLTLKLLFNIFCSSVFTCRHT, from the exons ATGATAAAAGTCGTTTTTCTCATTCCCTGGATCACTCTCTCTGTGTTGACAG AGCTGAGTGCTGCAGTCAGTTCTGTTGATCAGTTTGCGCTGAAAGGAAAGTCTATTAATCTCACAGTGGAAGGACTACAAACAGAGAATGTCAACAGACTTTCATGGAAAGTAAACTCAACGATTATACTGGAGTACgacctggaggaaaagaaaaagaagtacTTCGGCAGTTTTAAGCAGAAGACAAAGTTTAACCCCACAGACTACTCTCTGTACATTAAGAACCTGACGGAGGCAGACAGTGGTCTCTACTCTGTTGAAATTATGGACAATTCTGGGGGACGCACTGATCACACCAAGTATAACTTACATGTCCAGG AAGCTGTACCCAAACCCATCCTAAATCTGATGTTACTCCATCTCAACTCCTCTGGAACAGTTTGCAATGTGTCAGTGAACTGCTCAGTTGGACACAGCTGGGTCTCCTGCACCTGTGATCAGGACCAGTGTAAACATGTGGAACTCCAGTCAGATGTGAACATCAGTGTTACTGCTAACAAGGGTACCATCACCTGTACAGGCAGCAATCTGGTCAGCAGTGCAAACCAGTCAAAAGCGATGGAACCTCTAT GTGTTCAATCCCCCCTTACAGGTTCCTCTGCATTCATGGGTATCATTGCATCCGTTTTGGCAGTTTTCGGGGTTGTATTAATATGTGTCATATCGCTGGTTAGAAGATCCATGAGGTCTTCAAGCCATTCTGTATCACAGGTAACACTCTTGACTTTGAAATTgctatttaacattttttgtagcTCTGTATTTACTTGCAGACACACATAG